The proteins below are encoded in one region of Zootoca vivipara chromosome 10, rZooViv1.1, whole genome shotgun sequence:
- the FAM180A gene encoding protein FAM180A, with translation MHLKTLLLLLLYYNAHATVPPRWNRAMLFPSAQRVKRSSAALLNPVLQKSQDDVDLLFELLLSELQINGNLKISVKDEELASMRKATAFDTLCNDVIPKSITDIRRLNARLLGHPGVLKKEDFERTVLTMVYTAYRAAQSQGHQKDTWAESFVDLYKALKHDLTFSTSQTSSSQRTL, from the exons ATGCACTTGAAgacgctgctgctgctattgttataTTACAATGCTCATGCCACTGTGCCTCCCAGGTGGAACCGAG cgATGCTCTTCCCATCTGCTCAGCGAGTGAAGAGGTCTTCGGCAGCTCTCCTCAACCCAGTGCTTCAGAAGTCTCAGGATGATGTGGACCTTCTGTTCGAG CTTCTTCTAAGTGAGCTGCAGATCAACGGCAACCTGAAGATCTCTGTCAAAGATGAGGAGCTGGCTTCCATGAGGAAGGCGACTGCATTTGACACTCTCTGCAACGACGTCATCCCTAAAAGCATCACGGACATTCGCCGACTGAATGCCAGGCTGCTGGGCCACCCTGGGGTGCTAAAGAAAGAAGATTTCGAAAGGACGGTGTTGACCATGGTCTACACAGCCTATAGGGCAGCTCAGTCCCAAGGTCACCAGAAAGACACGTGGGCTGAATCCTTTGTGGATCTCTACAAGGCCCTGAAGCATGACTTGACATTCTCAACCAGCCAGACGTCCTCATCTCAACGGACTTTGTAG